A genome region from Panicum virgatum strain AP13 chromosome 4K, P.virgatum_v5, whole genome shotgun sequence includes the following:
- the LOC120702556 gene encoding uncharacterized RNA-binding protein C17H9.04c-like isoform X3, which translates to MNIQRKPGDWNCKNCQHLNFSRRDYCQRCREPRADLQFSDGYSTGGVLTSLDIRPGDWYCSCGYHNFASRSSCFKCGTIVRDFPAGQGAAGAEGDFARGRDSATVRAGWKAGDWICTRPGCNVHNFASRTECYRCNAPREAGTGN; encoded by the exons ATGAACATCCAGAGGAAGCCTGGAGACTGGAACTGCAAGAACTGCCAGCACCTCAACTTCAGCCGCCGTGACTACTGCCAGCGCTGCCGTGAACCACGGGCGGACTTGCAATTCAGTGACGGCTATAGCACTGGTGGTGTGCTGACCTCCCTCGACATCCGCCCGGGCGACTGGTACTGCAGCTGCGGCTACCATAACTTTGCCAGCCGCAGCAGCTGCTTCAAGTGCGGCACTATCGTCAGGGACTTCCCGGCAGGGCAAGGTGCAGCTGGTGCTGAGGGTGACTTTGCTCGCGGCCGTGACAGCGCCACAGTTCGCGCTGGGTGGAAAGCTGGTGACTGGATATGCACAAG GCCTGGTTGCAACGTGCACAATTTCGCAAGCAGGACTGAGTGCTACAGGTGCAATGCACCAAGGGAAGCAG GCACCGGAAATTAA
- the LOC120702556 gene encoding uncharacterized RNA-binding protein C17H9.04c-like isoform X1, translating to MNIQRKPGDWNCKNCQHLNFSRRDYCQRCREPRADLQFSDGYSTGGVLTSLDIRPGDWYCSCGYHNFASRSSCFKCGTIVRDFPAGQGAAGAEGDFARGRDSATVRAGWKAGDWICTRPGCNVHNFASRTECYRCNAPREAGTCLAQ from the exons ATGAACATCCAGAGGAAGCCTGGAGACTGGAACTGCAAGAACTGCCAGCACCTCAACTTCAGCCGCCGTGACTACTGCCAGCGCTGCCGTGAACCACGGGCGGACTTGCAATTCAGTGACGGCTATAGCACTGGTGGTGTGCTGACCTCCCTCGACATCCGCCCGGGCGACTGGTACTGCAGCTGCGGCTACCATAACTTTGCCAGCCGCAGCAGCTGCTTCAAGTGCGGCACTATCGTCAGGGACTTCCCGGCAGGGCAAGGTGCAGCTGGTGCTGAGGGTGACTTTGCTCGCGGCCGTGACAGCGCCACAGTTCGCGCTGGGTGGAAAGCTGGTGACTGGATATGCACAAG GCCTGGTTGCAACGTGCACAATTTCGCAAGCAGGACTGAGTGCTACAGGTGCAATGCACCAAGGGAAGCAGGTACATGTCTTGCTCA GTGA
- the LOC120702556 gene encoding uncharacterized RNA-binding protein C17H9.04c-like isoform X2 — translation MNIQRKPGDWNCKNCQHLNFSRRDYCQRCREPRADLQFSDGYSTGGVLTSLDIRPGDWYCSCGYHNFASRSSCFKCGTIVRDFPAGQGAAGAEGDFARGRDSATVRAGWKAGDWICTRPGCNVHNFASRTECYRCNAPREAVGTGN, via the exons ATGAACATCCAGAGGAAGCCTGGAGACTGGAACTGCAAGAACTGCCAGCACCTCAACTTCAGCCGCCGTGACTACTGCCAGCGCTGCCGTGAACCACGGGCGGACTTGCAATTCAGTGACGGCTATAGCACTGGTGGTGTGCTGACCTCCCTCGACATCCGCCCGGGCGACTGGTACTGCAGCTGCGGCTACCATAACTTTGCCAGCCGCAGCAGCTGCTTCAAGTGCGGCACTATCGTCAGGGACTTCCCGGCAGGGCAAGGTGCAGCTGGTGCTGAGGGTGACTTTGCTCGCGGCCGTGACAGCGCCACAGTTCGCGCTGGGTGGAAAGCTGGTGACTGGATATGCACAAG GCCTGGTTGCAACGTGCACAATTTCGCAAGCAGGACTGAGTGCTACAGGTGCAATGCACCAAGGGAAGCAG TAGGCACCGGAAATTAA
- the LOC120702555 gene encoding nudix hydrolase 19, chloroplastic-like, protein MAIHLRAHAFAANPLRGVSASTTAVSPSAAAEALRSLLDPSSAAAGAASPHPPHLSKILPFRRGRPLARSPDPPASAPPPAAPAWRLAWLPPSRVPGVAPDAFVFLGAHAEGDGKEAAAYWAVDVSDDEGPRVDSGSGDGDGSAFVDLRTLMVATDWSDKDAMGDLAIAGHARALLEWHNTAKFCGACGAKAVPTEAGRRKQCSNESCKKRIYPRVDPVVIMLVIDKENDRALLSRQSRFVPRMWSCLAGFIEPGESLEEAVRRETWEETGIEVGQVIYHSSQPWPVGPNTMPCQLMVGFFAYAKSLEIHVDKQELEDAQWHSREDIKKALTFAEYENAQRTNALKVNQMCKGAEKGQSIAEDFKVGGGEPVPMFVPGPFAIAHHLISAWAFEGAPKVPSSFSNL, encoded by the exons ATGGCCATCCATCTCCGCGCCCACGCCTTCGCGGCAAACCCGCTGCGTGGAGtctccgcctccaccaccgccgtctcgccctccgcggccgccgaggCCCTGCGCTCCCTCCTCGAccccagctccgccgccgcgggcgccgccagTCCCCACCCGCCGCACCTCTCCAAGATCCTCCCTTTCCGCCGGGGCCGCCCGCTCGCGCGCTCCCCGGACCCTCCTGCCTCCGCTCCCCCTCCCGCGGCGCCGGCCTGGCGCCTCGCGTGGCTCCCACCCTCCCGCGTCCCCGGGGTGGCCCCGGACGCCTTCGTCTTCctgggcgcgcacgccgaggggGACGGCAAGGAGGCCGCGGCGTACTGGGCCGTCGATGTCAGCGACGACGAGGGCCCGAGGGTCGACAGCGGCTCCGGGGACGGGGATGGGTCGGCGTTTGTGGACCTGAGGACGCTCATGGTGGCCACGGACTGGAGCGACAAGGACGCCATGGGGGACCTCGCCATCGCCGGACAT GCTCGGGCACTGCTGGAGTGGCACAATACGGCAAAATTTTGTGGAGCTTGTGGAGCGAAGGCTGTTCCTACAGAAGCCGGAAGGCGTAAGCAGTGCAGCAACGAGTCCTGCAAGAAGAGGATATACCCTCGAGTTGACCCA GTTGTGATCATGCTGGTCATCGATAAAGAAAATGACCGTGCACTCTTAAGCCGCCAGTCAAGATTTGTGCCTCGTATGTGGAGTTGCCTTGCTGGTTTTATAGAG CCAGGAGAAAGCCTGGAAGAGGCAGTGAGAAGGGAAACGTGGGAAGAGACTGGTATTGAAGTCGGTCAAGTAATATATCATAGCTCCCAACCGTGGCCTG TCGGTCCAAATACTATGCCATGCCAACTTATGGTGGGTTTCTTTGCATATGCTAAATCATTGGAGATACATGTGGATAAGCAGGAGCTTGAAG ATGCCCAGTGGCACAGCCGTGAAGACATCAAGAAAGCGCTGACATTTGCAGAATATGAGAATGCTCAGAGAACCAACGCTCTAAAGGTCAATCAAATGTGCAAGGGTGCTGAGAAAGGGCAGAGCATCGCCGAAGACTTCAAAGTGGGAGGTGGCGAACCTGTTCCTATGTTCGTCCCTGGACCCTTCGCCATTGCTCATCACCTAATATCGGCATGGGCTTTCGAGGGAGCACCAAAGGTGCCTAGTTCCTTCTCAAATCTATAA